In one Brevibacillus choshinensis genomic region, the following are encoded:
- the fliD gene encoding flagellar filament capping protein FliD yields MGIRISGMASGMDTEKIVSDLMKAQREPVNRLQRSKATYEWKRDGYREMNTLLADLQNSIKNLRLSSTFNKKTVSSDNESIVSAKVVGSPKFSSYSIQVNSLAKAEMPAAASFTTTGVTNSSSSINGNGFDLTINSTTISVSSNDSVDAINKKLKEANAGAGVGVEAKLVNGQIIFNSIQGTDKLLTDSTDPANPKKYFTISASASNNLGIPTAAKDSTFRTEGQDGQVVINGVTQTLKGTNTLSFDGVEFTFKQVNTGTPISVNTKTDEESVFNMVKDFVTKYNEVIDKINTKISEPRYRSYQPLLDSEIEALPEATAEKMQGMAKSGLLLRDPILSNGLTELRRAISSPLKVSGVNTAFDTLSEIGIGGPPSGKNAYQENGKLYIDETKLREAIRNNGDDVVKLFANYSSNTDPATKYNETGIAQRLYTKLDDIMNKVIKEAGATGTLYDDSSIGKKIKQTNDDIETWEDRLKVIEDRYYKQFTAMEQAMSKSQSQGSWFTQMLGKS; encoded by the coding sequence ATGGGTATTCGCATTAGCGGCATGGCATCAGGGATGGATACAGAAAAAATCGTAAGTGACTTAATGAAAGCACAACGGGAACCAGTGAACCGTTTGCAGAGAAGCAAGGCGACTTACGAGTGGAAACGTGACGGCTACCGGGAAATGAACACGCTGTTGGCCGATTTACAAAACTCAATTAAAAATCTCCGTCTTTCCAGTACTTTCAATAAAAAGACAGTATCCTCTGACAATGAAAGTATCGTATCGGCAAAAGTAGTTGGAAGTCCGAAGTTTTCGTCGTATTCTATCCAGGTTAATAGTTTAGCAAAAGCAGAAATGCCTGCAGCTGCCAGTTTTACTACCACAGGTGTGACGAATTCCTCTTCCAGTATTAACGGGAATGGTTTTGATCTCACCATCAACTCTACTACGATTTCAGTATCAAGCAATGACTCAGTAGATGCTATTAATAAGAAACTAAAGGAAGCGAATGCAGGGGCAGGGGTAGGAGTAGAAGCAAAGCTTGTGAATGGGCAAATAATTTTTAATTCCATTCAAGGTACAGACAAACTACTTACTGATTCCACGGATCCAGCTAACCCTAAAAAATATTTTACGATTAGTGCCAGTGCCAGTAACAATCTGGGCATTCCTACTGCTGCTAAAGATTCAACTTTCCGAACAGAAGGTCAAGATGGCCAAGTTGTCATTAATGGTGTTACGCAGACGTTAAAGGGAACGAATACCCTATCTTTTGACGGCGTCGAATTTACATTTAAGCAAGTAAATACAGGTACACCTATTAGCGTAAACACCAAAACAGATGAAGAATCTGTTTTTAATATGGTTAAAGATTTTGTAACAAAATATAATGAAGTTATTGACAAGATTAATACGAAAATCTCCGAACCTAGATACAGAAGCTACCAACCATTGCTTGACAGTGAGATAGAGGCATTACCTGAAGCGACAGCTGAAAAAATGCAGGGGATGGCTAAAAGTGGTCTTCTTTTACGTGACCCTATCCTTTCAAATGGGTTGACTGAACTGCGCCGTGCGATCAGCTCTCCGTTAAAAGTGTCAGGTGTAAATACTGCGTTTGATACCCTTTCAGAGATTGGAATCGGTGGACCACCAAGTGGTAAAAATGCCTATCAAGAAAACGGAAAACTTTACATTGATGAGACAAAGCTTCGCGAAGCCATCCGAAACAATGGCGACGATGTAGTGAAACTGTTTGCAAACTATAGTAGCAATACTGATCCAGCTACGAAGTATAATGAAACCGGTATCGCTCAACGTCTCTATACAAAACTGGATGACATCATGAACAAGGTCATTAAAGAAGCAGGGGCAACAGGAACCCTCTATGACGACAGTAGTATTGGTAAGAAAATTAAACAAACCAATGATGATATTGAGACATGGGAAGACCGTCTAAAAGTAATTGAAGACCGCTATTATAAACAGTTTACAGCAATGGAACAAGCGATGTCGAAATCCCAATCTCAAGGTTCCTGGTTCACCCAAATGCTAGGCAAGAGCTAA
- the flaG gene encoding flagellar protein FlaG yields the protein MSIQGSNMAGNGKVPYTDKFVGGTGNQPGVQPSETKAPIQGEKKLSKEDMERQVESLNKFMLSSSTHLKFTLHEKLNEYYVQIVSDTDNTVVREIPSKKMMDMVAQMHEMIGLLVDEKR from the coding sequence GTGAGTATTCAAGGGAGTAACATGGCTGGGAACGGAAAAGTTCCGTATACAGACAAATTTGTAGGGGGAACTGGAAACCAACCTGGAGTTCAACCGAGTGAAACAAAGGCTCCGATTCAGGGGGAGAAAAAGCTTTCTAAGGAAGATATGGAACGGCAAGTAGAGAGTTTGAACAAATTTATGCTGTCGAGCTCCACACATCTCAAATTTACATTGCATGAGAAATTAAACGAGTATTATGTTCAAATCGTCAGTGACACGGATAACACGGTTGTACGAGAGATTCCATCCAAGAAGATGATGGATATGGTAGCGCAAATGCATGAGATGATCGGATTGCTTGTTGACGAGAAAAGATAG
- a CDS encoding acylneuraminate cytidylyltransferase family protein, with protein MIDNKSVLAIIPARGGSKGVPRKNIRNLSGKPLIAWTIEAAKKSSYIDQLIVSTDDEEIAEVAREWGCEVPFLRPAELAQDHTPGMDPVLHAMEMLPGYDFTLLLQPTSPLRITEDIDACLEQCVREAANACVSVTHSDKSPFWMYQLSDSGKLLPILEAEQPVLRRQDAPDVFVLNGAVYVAKSSWLQQHRTFLHAETTGYAMPKDRSLDIDTKLDFTIVETIMNEKLHQ; from the coding sequence ATGATAGATAATAAATCTGTGTTGGCAATTATCCCTGCTCGTGGTGGATCGAAGGGAGTCCCGAGGAAGAACATCCGAAATTTATCAGGGAAGCCTTTGATTGCTTGGACGATTGAGGCTGCAAAAAAATCTTCGTACATTGATCAGTTGATTGTTTCCACAGATGATGAGGAAATTGCAGAGGTTGCAAGGGAGTGGGGTTGCGAGGTTCCGTTTTTGAGGCCTGCGGAGCTAGCTCAAGACCATACGCCAGGGATGGATCCAGTTCTTCATGCAATGGAAATGTTACCTGGGTATGATTTCACATTGCTGCTTCAGCCAACTTCCCCACTTCGTATTACAGAAGATATTGATGCTTGTCTCGAGCAATGTGTGAGAGAGGCTGCAAATGCTTGCGTATCTGTAACACATTCAGATAAATCACCATTTTGGATGTACCAACTTTCGGATTCTGGTAAACTGCTGCCTATTCTTGAAGCAGAACAGCCCGTGCTGAGAAGGCAGGATGCTCCTGATGTCTTTGTGTTGAACGGTGCAGTATACGTAGCGAAGTCATCCTGGTTGCAGCAGCATCGTACGTTTTTACATGCTGAGACAACTGGTTATGCTATGCCAAAAGATCGTTCGCTAGATATTGATACTAAACTAGACTTTACCATTGTAGAAACCATAATGAACGAAAAATTGCACCAGTAA
- a CDS encoding nucleotidyltransferase family protein yields the protein MLNWEKILVTPTTIILKALEIIDSGAKQIGIVVDDKRRLLGTITDGDIRRGLLKGKTLNDPIESVMNPFPIVASVYDTKENILQLMKFKQLRAIPVLDEDGCVIQVETLEELMQPDKRDNIVVLMAGGLGSRLRPLTDECPKPLLKVGERPVLETILMNFIEYGFYHFYISVNYKAEMIRDYFGDGSRWGVQISYIEENKRLGTAGALSLLPLRPTKPFFVINGDLLTKVNFEQLLDFHTSYQSKGTMCVREFTHQVPYGVALLDRQKLIGIEEKPVQKYFVNAGIYLLDPTTLDYIPNNEFYDMPTLFDSLIKQKLYTTAFPIREYWLDIGRLSDFERANMEFAEVFG from the coding sequence ATGTTGAATTGGGAAAAAATCTTAGTTACCCCTACAACGATAATCTTAAAAGCCCTTGAAATCATAGACTCAGGAGCTAAGCAAATAGGTATTGTTGTAGATGATAAACGGCGACTTCTGGGGACAATTACAGATGGTGATATTCGTAGAGGGTTGTTAAAAGGTAAAACGCTAAACGATCCTATTGAAAGTGTAATGAATCCGTTCCCAATCGTGGCTTCAGTATATGATACAAAAGAAAATATTTTGCAATTGATGAAATTTAAGCAGTTAAGAGCAATACCCGTGCTAGACGAAGATGGCTGTGTCATTCAGGTTGAGACGCTGGAAGAATTGATGCAGCCGGATAAGCGGGATAATATTGTCGTTCTAATGGCTGGTGGACTTGGTTCACGGCTTCGTCCGCTTACAGATGAATGTCCAAAACCATTGTTAAAGGTGGGAGAACGTCCTGTTTTAGAAACGATCCTAATGAACTTTATTGAATATGGATTCTATCATTTCTATATTTCTGTCAATTATAAAGCAGAGATGATTCGTGATTATTTTGGAGATGGCTCCCGTTGGGGGGTTCAAATTTCATACATTGAGGAAAACAAAAGATTGGGCACAGCAGGTGCCTTAAGTTTACTACCTCTTCGTCCGACTAAACCTTTCTTTGTAATTAATGGGGACTTATTAACCAAAGTAAATTTTGAACAATTATTAGACTTTCATACCTCTTACCAGTCAAAAGGGACCATGTGCGTAAGGGAGTTTACCCACCAAGTCCCATACGGCGTTGCTCTATTGGATAGACAAAAGCTTATTGGTATTGAGGAAAAGCCTGTACAGAAATATTTTGTTAATGCAGGAATTTATCTGCTGGATCCTACTACTTTAGATTATATTCCCAACAATGAGTTTTATGATATGCCTACTCTATTTGATAGCCTAATTAAGCAAAAATTATATACAACTGCTTTTCCAATACGAGAATATTGGCTGGACATTGGACGATTATCCGATTTTGAGAGAGCCAACATGGAATTTGCGGAGGTATTTGGATGA
- a CDS encoding acetyltransferase, with amino-acid sequence MRVPIIVLGGGGHSKVIMNTLLMTSCNVKGFTTPDTLDQIDSIYGIIRLGTDDVVRSIDPTQYKLVNGIGSVGYPGIRKDIFYSFKNIGFHFENVIHPSVILPKDTVLLEGVQLMAGVIIQPGCNIGANTIINTRATIEHDCRIGDNVHVAPGAVICGDVTIGDNVHIGAGAIVIQGVRIGKNSVIGAGSVVIRNVAEGVKVVGVPAEEV; translated from the coding sequence ATGAGAGTACCTATAATTGTATTAGGGGGAGGAGGGCATTCAAAAGTAATTATGAATACCCTCCTGATGACCAGTTGTAATGTAAAAGGATTCACGACACCGGATACGCTAGACCAAATCGATTCTATTTATGGGATTATAAGATTAGGGACAGATGATGTAGTTCGTTCCATTGACCCTACTCAATATAAATTGGTAAATGGAATTGGTTCAGTTGGATATCCAGGTATTCGAAAGGATATCTTTTATTCATTTAAAAATATAGGATTTCATTTCGAAAATGTAATTCATCCCTCAGTTATTTTACCTAAAGACACTGTGCTTTTAGAAGGTGTACAGCTAATGGCGGGGGTAATTATACAGCCAGGATGTAACATTGGTGCTAACACCATCATTAATACGAGGGCTACGATCGAACATGATTGCCGTATAGGAGATAACGTTCATGTAGCTCCGGGCGCTGTCATCTGTGGTGATGTGACAATAGGAGATAACGTACATATTGGTGCAGGTGCCATAGTAATACAAGGTGTACGTATCGGAAAGAACAGCGTCATCGGGGCTGGCTCAGTAGTCATTCGAAACGTTGCAGAAGGCGTAAAAGTAGTCGGTGTTCCTGCAGAGGAGGTATAG
- the neuB gene encoding N-acetylneuraminate synthase, translated as MRAYIIAEAGVNHNGSLEMAIELVNVASAAGADAVKFQTFRAESLVSKTAEKAEYQKVNTGNSESQFEMLKRLELSHQAHQVLIQHCLSKQIQFLSTPFDKLSSDFLIKELDVPVIKISSGDLTNAPLLLHVAQSGKPIVLSTGMSKLGEIETALSVLAFGYTRSSEPTSISEFDQAYFSEQGQEALKKNVTLLHCTTEYPTPFRDVNLKSMDTLKDAFHLRVGLSDHTSGISVAIAAVARGACLIEKHFTLDKELPGPDHKASLNPTELFEMVKSIREVESALGSVTKIPTSSERKNKEVAQKSLVAACDIREGEIYSAKNLTVKRPAGGISPMQFWSWLGKKATRSYQEDEMIRE; from the coding sequence ATGAGGGCATACATCATTGCAGAAGCAGGAGTGAATCACAATGGTTCGCTAGAGATGGCCATAGAGTTAGTCAATGTTGCTTCTGCTGCGGGTGCGGATGCAGTGAAATTTCAAACCTTTAGAGCAGAGTCTTTGGTAAGCAAAACTGCAGAAAAAGCTGAATATCAAAAGGTGAATACCGGAAATTCTGAATCCCAATTTGAAATGCTGAAAAGACTAGAATTAAGTCATCAAGCCCACCAAGTATTGATACAACATTGTCTTTCTAAACAAATACAGTTCCTTTCAACTCCATTTGATAAATTAAGCTCTGATTTTCTTATTAAGGAACTTGATGTACCCGTTATCAAAATATCATCTGGCGATTTGACAAACGCACCACTTCTACTTCATGTTGCTCAATCTGGAAAACCTATTGTTCTTTCAACTGGCATGAGTAAGCTGGGTGAGATTGAAACGGCTTTAAGTGTATTGGCCTTTGGGTATACCAGATCCAGTGAGCCTACTTCCATTAGTGAATTCGATCAAGCCTATTTCTCAGAGCAAGGTCAAGAAGCGTTGAAAAAAAACGTTACGCTGCTCCATTGCACTACTGAGTATCCTACGCCTTTTCGTGATGTGAATCTTAAATCTATGGATACCTTAAAAGATGCGTTTCATCTGAGAGTTGGTTTATCTGATCATACGAGTGGTATTTCGGTTGCAATTGCAGCAGTGGCTCGAGGGGCATGTTTAATTGAAAAACATTTTACTCTAGATAAAGAATTGCCTGGTCCGGATCACAAGGCTTCATTAAATCCAACAGAACTTTTTGAGATGGTAAAGTCTATTCGCGAGGTTGAAAGTGCATTGGGATCGGTAACGAAAATCCCTACAAGTTCTGAGCGGAAGAATAAAGAAGTTGCCCAAAAAAGTCTCGTTGCAGCTTGTGATATTCGAGAAGGTGAAATATATTCTGCCAAAAATTTGACGGTTAAGCGTCCAGCAGGAGGGATTTCACCAATGCAGTTTTGGTCTTGGTTAGGCAAAAAAGCAACACGTTCTTATCAAGAGGACGAGATGATCAGAGAATGA
- a CDS encoding PIG-L deacetylase family protein, whose amino-acid sequence MKKVLVIAPHPDDETLGCGGTLLKHIANGDEVDWLIVTGMHAKLGHTEEQINRREREIEQVKRMYGFKNVYNLKLPTTNLDTIPMQSIVSEIGAVINEMKPEIMYLPYRGDVHTDHKVVFDAVVSCSKWFRYSSVKRVLAYETLSETDFGINPDNNGFRPNVYIDIKPYLHKKLDILKVFQSEMGAFPFPRSEQAVQAQAMVRGVAAGCEAAEAFMLLKEIL is encoded by the coding sequence ATGAAAAAGGTACTTGTTATTGCTCCACATCCAGACGATGAGACCCTTGGTTGCGGGGGAACGTTGCTCAAACATATCGCTAATGGAGATGAAGTAGACTGGCTCATTGTTACTGGGATGCATGCTAAATTAGGGCATACCGAAGAGCAAATCAATCGAAGAGAACGGGAAATAGAACAAGTTAAGAGGATGTACGGTTTTAAAAATGTATACAACCTTAAACTCCCGACGACGAACCTCGATACAATTCCTATGCAGAGTATTGTCTCTGAGATAGGGGCTGTAATTAATGAAATGAAACCGGAAATTATGTACTTGCCTTATCGCGGAGATGTTCATACAGATCATAAAGTAGTATTTGATGCAGTTGTTTCATGTAGTAAATGGTTTCGGTACAGTTCTGTAAAAAGAGTGCTCGCTTACGAAACATTGTCCGAGACAGATTTCGGGATCAATCCAGATAATAATGGATTTCGGCCAAACGTGTATATCGATATCAAGCCTTATTTACATAAAAAGCTGGATATATTAAAGGTTTTTCAAAGCGAAATGGGTGCCTTCCCCTTCCCGAGAAGTGAACAAGCTGTACAAGCGCAGGCGATGGTTAGAGGAGTAGCTGCGGGATGTGAAGCGGCCGAGGCATTCATGTTACTAAAGGAGATATTGTAA
- the neuC gene encoding UDP-N-acetylglucosamine 2-epimerase, which yields MSGNKKMNILALSGIRSEYDLLYPLLKGIDNHPDFNLGVIVSGAHLSPLHDYSVRQIEKDQFRIVDRIENLLYADSFSSKAKSSSILMQSLVQTFVREQPDLLLILGDREEAIIGSLTASYMNIPVVHLAGGDNTNPEGGNVDEQIRHATTKLSHIHLTMMEEHSERIQKLGEETWRVFTVGSAGIDRLRTEPTLSVEEIAGQLGEGVTKDYIVLIYHPLNSNVTQAVAELRICIEQCIQTGLDIFIGSPNSDPGSQDIVKVLHEYTHHPQVHLYKNLERNLFVNLLRNAKCLVGNSSLAVHEAPFLCLPSVNVGERQKGRISGKNVQFVPANEKEVWNALQKALYDHEYISELEKDQFIYGDGFMVEKSLQILSSLPPREKLLAKKITY from the coding sequence ATGAGTGGCAATAAAAAAATGAATATACTTGCTCTTTCTGGGATTCGGTCTGAATACGATCTTTTGTATCCATTATTGAAAGGAATTGATAATCACCCTGACTTCAATCTAGGTGTAATTGTTTCTGGGGCTCATTTGTCCCCTTTGCATGATTATTCTGTCCGGCAAATAGAAAAGGATCAGTTTCGAATCGTAGATAGAATAGAAAACTTGCTGTACGCCGATTCTTTTTCGAGCAAAGCAAAATCGTCTTCCATCTTAATGCAATCACTTGTACAGACTTTCGTGAGAGAACAGCCTGACTTACTGCTAATCCTTGGAGACCGAGAGGAAGCAATTATCGGATCTTTAACTGCTTCTTATATGAATATACCTGTCGTCCATTTAGCTGGAGGGGACAATACGAATCCAGAAGGCGGAAATGTCGATGAGCAAATTAGGCACGCCACAACGAAACTAAGTCATATTCATCTGACCATGATGGAAGAGCATTCGGAACGAATCCAAAAACTTGGCGAAGAGACTTGGAGAGTTTTTACGGTAGGGAGCGCAGGTATCGATCGCTTACGGACAGAGCCAACTCTAAGTGTTGAGGAGATAGCTGGCCAATTAGGAGAGGGCGTCACGAAGGATTATATCGTGCTAATCTATCATCCATTAAATTCAAATGTGACGCAAGCCGTGGCAGAATTAAGAATATGCATTGAACAATGTATACAAACAGGCCTAGATATCTTCATTGGTTCTCCAAACAGCGATCCCGGCTCCCAAGATATCGTAAAAGTTCTACATGAGTATACTCATCATCCTCAAGTACATCTTTATAAGAATTTAGAGCGTAATCTATTTGTCAATTTACTGAGAAATGCAAAGTGCTTGGTTGGAAATTCTTCATTGGCCGTGCATGAGGCTCCGTTTCTTTGTTTACCATCCGTAAATGTAGGAGAGCGTCAAAAAGGAAGAATTTCCGGGAAGAACGTCCAATTTGTACCTGCGAATGAGAAAGAAGTATGGAATGCATTGCAAAAAGCATTGTACGACCATGAATATATAAGTGAACTTGAAAAGGATCAGTTTATATACGGTGATGGGTTTATGGTCGAAAAATCTTTGCAAATCTTATCGTCGCTACCTCCTCGAGAAAAATTGCTGGCGAAGAAAATTACCTATTAA
- a CDS encoding class I SAM-dependent methyltransferase, with amino-acid sequence MNARETNVKLWDDIYHSSNIGMSYPNDVLVRVSHRLLNSEKHKEILDYGFGGGADFIHFCRKGYQVSGVEISESAITQLKSKLESMGVSPDLQLLTDGRIPFPDNSFDVVVAWQVLYYNDWPGFFAAMKEINRVLRSGGIFLGTMGAVGDFSHTHSRALGDHLYESTVPGQEGAVVIIVDKDNLSKCFPNEKLTIGEFGYDFGQYHGKHWIISYEKGANL; translated from the coding sequence ATGAACGCCAGAGAGACAAATGTGAAGTTGTGGGATGACATCTATCACTCTTCAAACATTGGAATGTCCTATCCCAATGATGTCCTAGTTAGAGTTTCACATCGACTTTTGAATAGTGAGAAACACAAGGAAATTTTAGATTACGGATTTGGTGGTGGAGCTGATTTTATTCACTTTTGTAGAAAAGGCTACCAGGTATCCGGTGTTGAGATTAGTGAAAGTGCAATCACGCAATTGAAAAGCAAATTGGAATCTATGGGAGTTTCTCCTGATTTGCAGCTACTAACCGATGGGAGAATTCCTTTTCCAGACAATTCATTTGATGTAGTTGTTGCGTGGCAAGTTCTTTACTATAATGACTGGCCTGGTTTTTTCGCTGCCATGAAAGAAATTAATAGGGTACTCCGAAGTGGCGGAATATTTCTTGGAACCATGGGAGCGGTAGGCGACTTTTCACATACCCACAGTCGTGCATTAGGTGATCATTTATACGAATCTACTGTACCTGGCCAAGAGGGAGCAGTCGTCATCATCGTTGATAAAGACAATCTCTCCAAATGCTTCCCCAATGAAAAGTTGACCATAGGTGAATTTGGATATGATTTTGGCCAATATCACGGAAAGCATTGGATCATTAGTTACGAAAAGGGTGCCAATCTATGA
- a CDS encoding WbqC family protein, with protein MTKISIHQSQYIPWAPYFKKIAMSDIFVVMDSVQYQKNGVQNRNKIRDKNSDYWLTIPVTGQLTDFISEKRMVSDRWMMKHWKSIQSSYRSAPKWGNYVDQIAFLFEQKYSTLFEVNQAFFTFLMDSLKIETQVVLLSELQVSGEKSDLVLNICKELCATEYISGYGSKSYLDEKKFADSGIEINYLESIPPVYPQVHGEFIAGLSMIDMLVNSSDDVIQEYLFST; from the coding sequence AAGATCGCAATGTCTGACATATTCGTTGTGATGGACAGTGTTCAATACCAAAAAAATGGTGTGCAAAATCGAAATAAAATAAGAGATAAAAACAGTGACTATTGGTTGACGATACCAGTCACCGGGCAATTAACTGACTTCATCTCGGAAAAAAGAATGGTATCGGATAGATGGATGATGAAGCATTGGAAATCCATTCAAAGCTCATATCGCTCAGCACCAAAGTGGGGAAATTATGTCGATCAAATAGCGTTCCTTTTTGAACAAAAATATTCTACTTTATTTGAAGTAAATCAGGCTTTTTTTACGTTTTTAATGGATAGTTTAAAGATTGAGACTCAGGTTGTACTTTTATCAGAACTTCAAGTTAGCGGAGAAAAGTCAGATTTAGTGCTTAATATTTGTAAAGAGCTGTGTGCTACTGAGTATATTAGCGGATATGGCTCTAAAAGTTACCTAGATGAAAAAAAATTTGCCGACTCGGGTATCGAAATTAATTATCTTGAATCAATACCACCTGTATATCCACAAGTTCATGGTGAGTTTATCGCGGGACTGTCAATGATTGATATGTTAGTAAATTCATCTGATGACGTAATACAGGAGTATTTATTTTCTACTTAA